From the Mycobacterium noviomagense genome, the window AAGCCAGCGGGGTACGGCGGATCAGCTCATAGCCGCCCGGCTACCTCGGCGGCTGCCCGCTGCCCGGAGCGCACGGCGCCGTCGAGAAACCCCGTCCACTCGTCGGCGGTCTCCGTGCCGGCCCAGTGGATACGCCCGACCGGGCGGCGTAACCACGCCCCGTAGCGAGTCCACGAACCCGGCGGCACCGCCGCAGTCGGCCCACCTGCCGCGAAATCCTCAGCGCCCCAACGATGATCGACGTAGTCAAGCGGCTCCAGCGCGGCATCGCCGAACAGCGCGGCGAACCCGGCCAGCGCGCGTCGGCGGCGCTCGTCGGCCGGCAACGGATCAAAGGTGCGGGCATCGGCGAAGCCCAACAGGATGCCCGGCCCACCGGGCTGCGGGCTGACGTCGAAGGTGATGAACACCGGGCCTTCGTCGGAGAGGGCTTGCCCGGAGCAGCCGTCGGCCCGCCAAAACGGTGTCGGGTAGGCGGCGTAGGCCTTGCTCAGCCGCCCTTGCGGCCAAGAGGTCGCCAGTTGCTGGTATTCGATGGGCAGCGAAGGAGTGAACTCGATCGTCGCCCGATGAGCGGGCGGAATCGCGAAGATGGCGAATTGCGCTGCAGCTTGGCCCTTTTCGCATGTGACCGTCACACTCGCATCGTTTTGGTCGATGCGGCGGACCGGGGCGCCCACCACGACGCGCTCGCCGAGTTCGGCGGCCGCCTTGTCGGCGATCTGCTGGGTGCCGCCCGGGAAGCGGTC encodes:
- a CDS encoding flavin monoamine oxidase family protein, with the translated sequence MSQWNADVVVVGAGFAGLAAARELTRRGLDVLVLEGRDRVGGRSHTGTVAGVPVDLGGTFVGPTQDTVLALAAELGIPTVPTYHDGANRIRWRGRVRSYHGTIPKLSLPGLVDIGRVRWQFERLARTVPLGEPWTAQHAAQLDAQSLGGWLRSVRAGTTARDLLAIMSRVTWGCEPDEVSMLHAARYVRAAGGLDRLLDVEAGAQQDRFPGGTQQIADKAAAELGERVVVGAPVRRIDQNDASVTVTCEKGQAAAQFAIFAIPPAHRATIEFTPSLPIEYQQLATSWPQGRLSKAYAAYPTPFWRADGCSGQALSDEGPVFITFDVSPQPGGPGILLGFADARTFDPLPADERRRRALAGFAALFGDAALEPLDYVDHRWGAEDFAAGGPTAAVPPGSWTRYGAWLRRPVGRIHWAGTETADEWTGFLDGAVRSGQRAAAEVAGRL